The following are from one region of the Arachis duranensis cultivar V14167 chromosome 10, aradu.V14167.gnm2.J7QH, whole genome shotgun sequence genome:
- the LOC107471037 gene encoding uncharacterized mitochondrial protein AtMg00810-like, whose protein sequence is MKPLWVILVLLANLGFTCSPHVNALFIRKNEHGVVLLLLYVDDMIITRDDADVISTDDGIYLSQAKYASDLLARAGITDRRTESTPLEPNVRFTPMDDTVLDNPTLYRQLVGGLVYLTVTRPDITYPVHVLSQFLSAPRTTHYAAVLRILRYIKGTLFHGLYFSAHSSLSLQAYSDADWAGDPTDRRSTTGYCLFLGNALISWRAKKQTFTTRSSTEAEYRALADTTAEVISIRWLLEDLGAPQSSPTDVFYDNRSAI, encoded by the exons ATGAAACCCCTCTGGGTTATCCTTGTTCTTCTGGCAAA TCTTGGTTTCACTTGCAGTCCTCATGTGAATGCTCTCTTTATTCGTAAAAATGAACATGGAGTTGTTCTTCTACTTctgtatgttgatgacatgatcattACTAGAGATGATGCTGATG TTATATCCACCGATGATGGCATCTATCTCTCTCAAGCTAAATATGCTTCAGATCTTCTTGCTCGAGCCGGAATTACAGATAGACGCACTGAGTCTACTCCTCTTGAGCCTAATGTTCGATTTACTCCTATGGATGACACTGTTTTGGATAATCCTACTCTTTATCGACAGCTAGTTGGAGGACTCGTCTACTTAACTGTCACCCGACCAGACATCACCTATCCAGTTCATGTACTTAGCCAATTCTTGTCAGCTCCTCGTACTACTCACTATGCGGCAGTTCTTCGCATTCTTCGCTACATTAAAGGCACTCTATTTCATGGCCTTTATTTTTCTGCCCATTCCTCTTTGTCCCTTCAGGCATACTCCGATGCTGATTGGGCTGGTGATCCCACTGATCGTCGTTCTACTACTGGTTACTGTCTGTTTCTTGGCAATGCTCTCATTTCTTGGCGTGCTAAGAAGCAAACGTTCACTACTCGATCAAGCACAGAAGCTGAGTACCGTGCTCTCGCTGACACCACTGCTGAGGTTATCTCGATTCGTTGGCTTCTCGAAGATTTGGGTGCTCCTCAGTCGTCTCCTACTGATGTTTTTTATGACAACCGCAGTGCTATTTAG